The proteins below come from a single Asterias rubens chromosome 9, eAstRub1.3, whole genome shotgun sequence genomic window:
- the LOC117294600 gene encoding protein SFI1 homolog: MQSSTSPWKSSLQKADGFSARNDTGLRARAKQAVLQELHVTLQIKADKMKLVAQRDVTSSRREVPSEGVVGGGMPERNYEKIKMLKPLGMSNASRIPVPSSQVKVKASPQRHLHPPTNPQRRTQSASPLVTSKRKNVHCVSKPRARPGYTWNMGGRLKELRIRHLARKYLHLWIATAFGRIRLSVVRQHYRKRLLTSAFKEWADLWWTGRKEWKLTIRADYHRRYCICQKVWSAWKEYVILEKIKAAKESVAIVHANGILQSKVLESWRIYVYGRRMKASLRRKADDHMTRRYLVKSWRLWKAQRRETHDRQEVEGYAIQYWAHNLTLKMWHRWKDAMREHSEEHYKEQLSVQVYEKTLMSRCFYQGLIPYVLHCRDRRQDKDQASQHYIDSLMHHSWYHWHTRWFTHKLMTEQRDRINAMADRSRLRRIYIRWRLYIEMKSEMKLKMHLAEQHHRRQLMILGVGALQLAVVQQRLQGRRKVKADNFRIHSLQCHALQRWIQRCEEKEELSLFSLSRHARNIFRTRVLKKAVQDWKNYTLWRRRRQAQYAIAEAHYQSRLLPRCLHSLKVYTQRQQGQRSNIIMAVSFQRECVLGYFFVRWCHVFQMHQDETMMQRMAVLHYENTMGTRMLQTWRQRTRIKQLMEEKEAMAMEHYDGQLCMLALSHWKEFTTGCHTRRIQNQRALSHNYNTRIHKIWTAWTKYVSQCRRKAEKTKKALNHRHKHLLEKGLRAFKMYHQHMQKIEREVALRKHCKDQERLRLALTEWQWNALDQARLRHLEEEADSYLMRSLKTKVLLSWRQYSVIHSYSRRNKTQELCRIQDKLNAGKLRRLLTVWQSSYANSVTESVKLDRAIKHHQRTLLKKSILSWCSFKKQQIHQQLMKRQSMWLHNTRLSAKFFLLWRAQFHKSKEDQTKTIMALWQWSVVLQRRVLDAWVLYAADRQRKKRRIAAALEQRRQYMLQEGVSQWTRVGSYLAEQRSRVAAEHQAQSAYKVFHVVRRCATHWRDLTQRHRLQGKKPPRSPQGPEPYPSQTLLSTHMSGAGDSHAQDSMTKKASLKDRGINKVPLSSSTLPIIALRSNPQLRDGFQAIDRARLEGEPTARMRPQPRRPDFLMESLQKEGLWSPDAHQHGPSGGPYEPEQELFLKQQQDIPGVTRSNKKYNRDLPTPAGLPVAPKPQVAHLPVSTQPNGQVQKITPKESLIPDPDALPRLTVPPPQPFVPKHLDGFESPGLRVAGDVQLQVTADFGGQSSQAMDTIHGSASHNDSSVEGPGEGSSTDLKHPSREDLGLMQGDGETKGLEMSPPPTPQKHVLLPPSAFMIPKPNSTIIQTSQLHGGSLAISPPYNVSQTKLLPGKAREQDHRSPLLPKKQQSPSTNRKRWDQDSEVKTCKDEKADIYKEVQEIHEELKGYQTSKEKLRTLKDQKSQLVTWLTEYQPVQNQNVEMKDPVVLEVQKELEQIQDEIHELSIKLKESKPVIGHLVSRVATLMVEIEV; this comes from the exons ATGCAGTCATCGACTTCACCTTGGAAGAGCAGTCTGCAGAAAGCGGACGGTTTCTCCGCAAGGAATGACACCGGCTTGCGGGCGAGAGCCAAGCAGGCTGTGTTGCAGGAACTTCATGTTACGTTACAAATCAAGGCAGACAAGATGAAACTCGTTGCACAAAGAGACGTTACAAGTAGTAGAAGGGAAGTGCCAAGTGAAGGAGTGGTTGGGGGCGGCATGCCCGAGAGGAACTACgaaaaaatcaaaat GTTGAAGCCTTTAGGCATGTCAAATGCATCTCGAATTCCAGTCCCGTCGTCTCAAGTCAAAGTAAAAGCATCTCCCCAAAGACACCTTCATCCGCCGACCAACCCCCAGAGAAGGACCCAGTCTGCGTCACCTCTGGTTACATCCAAACGaaaaaatgtacattgtgtaagCAAACCAAGAGCAAGACCAGGCTACACATGGAATATGGGAGGTCGTCTGAAGGAATTAAGAATTAG ACATCTTGCAAGAAAATACCTGCATCTATGGATTGCTACTGCATTTGGCCGCATTCGTCTATCGGTTGTAAG ACAACATTACAGGAAGAGGTTACTTACTTCAGCTTTCAAGGAGTGGGCAGATTTGTGGTGGACGGGTCGAAAGGAGTGGAAGCTAACTATCAGAGCTGACTACCACAGACG ATATTGTATCTGCCAAAAAGTTTGGAGTGCATGGAAGGAATATGTGATCTTGGAAAAAATCAAAGCAGCTAAGGAGTCTGTAGCTATAGTACATG CCAATGGGATACTTCAATCTAAAGTATTAGAATCTTGGAGAATCTACGTCTACGGTCGCAGAATGAAAGCTTCTCTCAGACGGAAAGCAGACGATCACATGACAAGGAGGTACCTGGTGAAGTCTTGGAGACTATGGAAAGCACAGAGACGAGAAACACATGACAGACAGGAAGTAGAAGGCTATGCTATTCAGTATTGGGCTCATAATCTCACTTTAAAG ATGTGGCATAGATGGAAGGATGCAATGCGTGAACATAGTGAGGAGCATTACAAGGAGCAGCTGAGTGTACAAGTATATGAGAAGACACTGATGTCAAGATGCTTCTATCAGGGTCTTATACCTTACGTCTTGCACTGTAGGGACCGGAGACAGGATAAAG ACCAAGCCTCACAGCATTACATAGACAGTCTGATGCATCATAGCTGGTACCATTGGCATACTCGTTGGTTTACACACAAGCTGATGACAGAACAACGAGATAGAATCAACGCTATGGCTGATCGTAGTAGACTAAGACGAATCTACATCAGGTGGAGATTAT ACATTGAAATGAAGTCTGAGATGAAGCTGAAGATGCATCTTGCTGAGCAGCATCATAGACGTCAACTTATG ATACTTGGTGTTGGTGCTCTACAGTTGGCTGTGGTTCAGCAGAGGCTACAGGGCAGGAGAAAGGTCAAAGCTGACAACTTCAGGATCCACTCT TTGCAGTGCCATGCCCTTCAGAGATGGATCCAAAGATGTGAAGAGAAGGAAGAGCTCAGTCTCTTCTCTTTGTCTCGTCACGCTAGAAACATCTTCAG AACCCGAGTTCTGAAGAAAGCTGTGCAAGACTGGAAGAACTACACTCTATGGCGTCGAAGAAGACAG GCACAGTATGCAATTGCAGAGGCCCACTATCAATCCCGTCTTCTGCCGAGGTGTCTTCATAGCTTGAAAGTCTACACCCAAAGAcaacaaggtcaaaggtcaaatatcATCATGGCCGTCAGCTTCCAAAG ggaGTGTGTGCTTGGTTACTTTTTTGTGAGATGGTGTCACGTCTTCCAGATGCATCAAGATGAAACTATGATGCAGAGAATG GCTGTCTTGCACTATGAGAACACCATGGGAACAAGGATGCTTCAAACATGGCGTCAACGGACAAGAATCAAACAGCTGATGGAGGAAAAAGAG gcGATGGCTATGGAGCATTATGATGGACAACTGTGTATGTTAGCATTGTCACACTGGAAGGAGTTTACTACGGGGTGCCACACTAG GCGTATTCAGAATCAGCGAGCATTGAGTCACAACTACAATACACGCATTCACAAGATATGGACAGCATGGACAAAG TATGTTTCCCAGTGTCGCAGGAAGgcagagaagacaaagaaggcaCTCAATCACAGACATAAACACTTGCTTGAGAAAGGTCTTAGAGCCTTCAAG ATGTATCATCAACATATGCAGAAGATTGAGAGAGAAGTGGCGCTGAGAAAGCATTGTAAAGACCAAGAAAGACTCAG ATTGGCCTTGACCGAGTGGCAGTGGAATGCATTAGACCAGGCAAGACTGAGACATCTTGAAGAGGAAGCTGACTCTTACTTGATGAGGTCTTTAAAGACTAAG GTCTTACTATCATGGCGTCAGTACAGTGTCATTCATTCATATTCAAGGAGGAATAAAACTCAAGAGCTATGTAGGATACAAGACAAACTAAACGCAG GTAAATTGAGACGCCTGCTCACCGTCTGGCAATCATCTTATGCTAACTCAGTGACAGAGAGTGTGAAACTAGACCGTGCCATCAAGCATCATCAGAGGACTCTACTGAAGAAATCTATCCTGAGCtggtgttcctttaaaaaacagCAGATTCATCAACAG TTGATGAAGAGACAAAGCATGTGGCTTCATAACACCAGATTGTCAGCCAAGTTTTTCCTTCTATGGAGGGCACAG TTCCATAAATCCAAGGAGGACCAGACTAAGACCATCATGGCACTGTGGCAATGGAGTGTGGTCCTACAGAGAAGGGTACTAGACGCATGGGTGTTGTACGCAGCAGATAGACAGCGCAAGAAGCGACGCATCGCTGCTGCGCTGGAGCAGCGAAGGCAGTACATGCTGCAGGAAGGTGTGAGCCAATGGACTAGAGTTGGGAGCTACTTGGCTGAACAGAGGTCAAGAGTTGCTGCTGAACACCAGGCGCAG AGTGCATACAAGGTCTTCCATGTTGTTAGACGTTGTGCAACTCACTGGCGTGACTTGACGCAAAGGCATCGACTCCAAGGCAAAAAACCACCACGCTCACCACAAGGTCCTGAACCCTACCCGTCTCAAACGCTACTCTCAACACACATGTCTGGAGCAGGGGACTCACACGCCCAAGACTCTATGACAAAGAAGGCTAGCCTGAAGGACAGAGGTATTAACAAGGTGCCGTTATCTTCAAGCACATTACCCATCATTGCCTTAAGGTCAAACCCACAGCTCAGGGATGGATTCCAGGCTATTGACAG GGCCAGACTTGAAGGTGAACCCACAGCAAGAATGCGTCCCCAACCAAGACGTCCTGATTTCCTCATGGAGTCCCTACAGAAAGAAGGACTCTGGTCTCCAGATGCTCATCAACATGGCCCAAG TGGCGGTCCTTATGAACCAGAGCAAGAGCTTTTCTTGAAGCAACAGCAAGATATTCCAGGAGTAACCAGGAGTAATAAGAAATATAACAGAGACCTACCTACTCCCGCTGGTCTTCCAGTTGCACCCAAACCTCAAGTAGCACATCTTCCTGTGTCAACACAACCAAACGGACAAGTCCAGAAAATAACGCCTAAGGAAAGCTTGATCCCTGACCCAGATGCCTTGCCTAGACTCACAGTACCTCCTCCCCAGCCCTTTGTTCCTAAACACCTTGATGGGTTTGAAAGCCCAGGACTTAGGGTAGCTGGTGATGTGCAGCTGCAAGTCACAGCAGACTTTGGGGGACAGTCTTCACAGGCGATGGATACAATACATGGCTCTGCAAGTCACAATGATTCATCTGTGGAAGGTCCTGGAGAAGGCTCATCAACTGACTTGAAGCATCCGTCAAGAGAAGATCTGGGTTTGATGCAGGGAGACGGAGAAACCAAAGGCCTTGAGATGTCTCCCCCACCAACACCCCAGAAACATGTTCTCCTCCCACCCTCTGCTTTCATGATACCCAAACCCAACTCAACAATCATTCAAACTTCTCAACTTCATGGAGGAAGCTTAGCCATTTCCCCACCATACAATGTCTCACAAACCAAACTGTTACCAGGCAAAGCTAGAGAACAAGACCACAGGTCCCCTCTGTTGCCTAAGAAACAGCAGTCACCTTCAACAAACAGGAAGAGGTGGGACCAAGACAGTGAAGTCAAAACTTGTAAGGATGAAAAAGCAGACATTTATAAAGAGGTTCAGGAGATTCATGAGGAGTTAAAGGGCTACCAAACATCCAAAGAGAAACTCAG GACACTGAAGGATCAGAAGTCCCAGCTGGTAACCTGGTTGACAGAGTACCAACCAGTTCAGAATCAGAACGTAGAGATGAAAGATCCAGTTGTCTTAGAAGTACAGAAAGAATTAGAACAG ATTCAAGATGAGATACATGAGCTGTCCATTAAGTTGAAGGAGAGCAAGCCTGTGATTGGTCATCTAGTTTCTAGAGTTGCAACACTTATGGTTGAGATTGAAGTTTAG
- the LOC117294601 gene encoding uncharacterized protein LOC117294601, whose translation MALRGPKRRGSPSSKRPGVVASKLRGGRSRYIRQATIGKRRSSRNLRHREVKTSGSGVNTSGMSLRVKGQKKIDISERAAHRNSIRRIKATTRLPWRSTITASTTPRSKSLHASTTPRSKSLHASTTPSSKSLHWYNLRSYTSLHKSSNASRVSVGNPARSSPSLKTKSISKKRTRVGKGRFGPRNVQRRGLRADIMKDLMSRLILVHSAATSSHLLQKDKPITAKLRPRGVFNNQSQSIMTVVRKLKRCLAATARICCFMCLRNGKMKCAEFTNSWPGERVHCFRS comes from the exons ATGGCGTTAAGGGGTccgaagagaaggggttcgccatCCTCCAAGCGTCCCGGCGTAGTTGCCTCCAAATTACGTGGGGGCAGATCGAGGTACATAAGGCAAGCTACGATTGGAAAACGAAGAAGCAGTAG GAACCTTCGTCATCGTGAGGTCAAGACTTCCGGATCCGGGGTCAACACTTCTGGGATGTCATTAAGGGTAAAGGGTCAGAAGAAG ATCGACATCTCCGAGAGAGCTGCTCATCGAAATTCCATCCGTCGAATAAAAGCCACGACTAGGCTTCCCTGGCGTTCTACCATCACCGCCTCAACCACGCCACGCTCCAAATCACTCCACGCCTCAACCACGCCACGCTCCAAATCACTCCACGCCTCCACCACACCAAGTTCAAAGTCACTTCATTGGTACAACCTTCGAAGCTACACTTCACTTCACAAAAGTTCAAATGCCAGTAGGGTCAGTGTGGGTAATCCTGCCCGGTCTTCACCAAGTTTGAAAACCAAATCAATAAGTAAGAAGCGTACCCGGGTAGGCAAAGGGCGATTTGGACCTAGGAATGTTCAACGAAGAGGGCTTCGTGCCGATATTATGAAG GATCTGATGTCTCGTCTTATACTAGTCCATTCTGCTGCTACGTCATCACACCTCCTACAGAAAGATAAACCAATTACCGCAAAGCTTCGTCCCCGTGGAGTATTCAACAACCAATCACAATCGATCATGACTGTGGTTAGAAAACTCAAAAGGTGCTTAGCAGCGACGGCTCGAATCTGCTGCTTTATGTGTCTACGCAACGGTAAAATGAAATGTGCTGAGTTCACAAATTCATGGCCAGGAGAGCGAGTGCACTGTTTTAGAAGTTGA
- the LOC117295153 gene encoding V-type proton ATPase subunit e 1-like, with the protein MVAAWVTAAIVTGVWAFVGIVLPFVVPRKRADRGIIQLMLTLTAVCCYLFWLCAFLMQLNPLFGPQLSSKVIKALFYEWDNAEIPEDPEN; encoded by the exons ATGGTGGCCGCCTGGGTTACTGCGGCTATTGTGACGGGAGTATGGGCATTTGTTGGTATTGTTCTTCCATTTGTTGTACCGAGGAAACGAGCAGATAGAGG aATTATTCAACTCATGTTAACTCTAACTGCAGTATGCTGCTATTTATT ttGGTTATGTGCATTCCTGATGCAACTCAACCCCCTTTTTGGACCACAACTGAGCTCCAAAGTCATTAAAGCACTTTTTTATGAATGGGAT AATGCAGAAATTCCTGAAGATCCGGAGAATTAA